A window of Paenibacillus phoenicis genomic DNA:
CCGCAATCCCAAAGTCCCGATGGGCCGACAGGAACCCCTTCAGCCGGTTGACGCCCTGCAGGTCATCCCTTTTGAAAAATCCGGCGATCTGCCGGTGCCCTTTTTCCAGCAAGTACAGCGCCGCTTTCCGGCCTCCCGCCTCGTCGTTCACCTTCAGGCACGGACATTCGAGCTCGGGGTATCTCGCGTTGATCATCAAATACGGAATCCCCTTCTCCTGTAACTCCAAAAAATACCCCAAATTCGGGTTCCCCTCCGCGCTCTTCGTCGGCTCGATGATCAGTCCGCTGAGCGGTTGGCTCGTCATGAGCTGCAGGCTATCCCTTTCCTTCTCCTTCGTGTTGTCCGTGCTGGACAGCAGCAGCCGATACCCATGCTGGCGCAGCTCCGCCTCCGCCCCTCGAACGATATGAGGAAAAATATAATCGGAAATATACGTCGTCATAATGCCGATCGTCTTCACCGCTTCGCCCTCCCGCCGTCCGGGATGCCGGACAAACGTGCCTTTGCCCTGGATACGCTCCAGCCAGCCTTCTTTCTCCAGTTCGCCAAACGTCTGCCGAACCGTCTGCCGGCTTAAGCCAAACTGCTCGGCAATCTCGTTCTCCGACGGAACCTGTTTTCCGGGCTGAAGCTTTCCTTGCTCGAGCCAAGACAATAATTCGTTTTTCAGCTGCATATATTTCGGAATTTTCCGGTCGTTCATGTTTCGTCCACCCTTCACCAATGCCACCGTTCTCTTTACTACCCGTTATTGTAACATAGGCCGGGCGAACGCAGAGGGCTGTTTCCACACCTTATCCAAAAGCAAGCCTGATTCACGTCACGCAGCTGCGACTCGCGTAACTGCCACTGCGATTAGCGCAACCGGTAAGCCGCATCGCTCCAGCGCAGCTCGTTCTTGAAGCGCGGTACCGAGGTATCCTTGTCGATGATCACCGCTTCAATGCCGGCCATTTCCGCCCAGTCGGACAGGTTCTCGGCCGTAATCGCGTAAGACAGCACCGTATGATGCGCCCCGCCGGCCAAAATCCACGCTTCCGCCGATTCGCGCAGCGAAGGCTGCGGCTTCCACAATACGCGGGCCACCGGCAGCTTCGGCATCAGCTTCTCCACCTTCACGCCGTCCACCACGTTGACCAGCAACCGGAAGCGATGGCCCAGATCAACAAGCGAAGCGTTAACCGCCGGACCCGCCTGGCCGTCGAACACCATCCGCGCCGGATCGGCCTTACCCCCGATGCCCAGCGGGTGCACTTCAATCGTCGGCTTCGTCGCCGCAATCGTCGGGCACACCTCCAGCATGTGCGCGCCCAGAATCATGTGATTGCCCGGCTCAAAATGATACGTGTAATCCTCCATAAACGAGGTGCTTTTGTTGTTTGCCAGCACTTTGAGC
This region includes:
- a CDS encoding GntR family transcriptional regulator; translation: MNDRKIPKYMQLKNELLSWLEQGKLQPGKQVPSENEIAEQFGLSRQTVRQTFGELEKEGWLERIQGKGTFVRHPGRREGEAVKTIGIMTTYISDYIFPHIVRGAEAELRQHGYRLLLSSTDNTKEKERDSLQLMTSQPLSGLIIEPTKSAEGNPNLGYFLELQEKGIPYLMINARYPELECPCLKVNDEAGGRKAALYLLEKGHRQIAGFFKRDDLQGVNRLKGFLSAHRDFGIAVSPQHVVTFTTEQKGDYIYQKALELLQKSEDRRPTAWVCYNDELAVRLMDAAAACGLRIPEDLSVIGFDDSSLAAASGTKLTTLTHPKTAMGELAARQLIGMIERGETPGDTVFEPELIERDSVLERTVLK